Proteins encoded together in one Terriglobus saanensis SP1PR4 window:
- a CDS encoding M20/M25/M40 family metallo-hydrolase, with protein sequence MKAVVYVLKAVFLTCAVTSFAQGVKGPEAAMVASVDRNAAANVELLRQLVEINSGTMNFEGVRAVSDVLEPKFKGLGFTTKWVTMDAVNRAGHLIAEHPCAKAGGCGKRILVIGHMDTVFDKGSPFQHWSVSGDTATGPGTNDMKGGLVILLSSLQAMQDAGVLQGAAITVVLDGDEEAHGTPATVSRRDLVEAAKRSDVALEFEATARQKGEYYGSISRRSSSSWKLTTTGNTGHSSGVFSENMGYGAIYELTRILDAFRRELPEKYLTFNVGTIAGGSRTEAAPGGGTIAFGKSNIVPPVATATGDLRTISDEQTERIQTKMRAIVAQHLPKTGAEISFEEGYPAMPPTEASRALLHTLNQVNKTLGAAEMPELDPLLRGAGDISFMASLLPGLAGVGATGEGSHAPGETVDLPSQVLNAKRDALLMYRLSLEK encoded by the coding sequence GGCGTCGGTCGACCGGAATGCGGCCGCGAATGTGGAGCTGTTGCGGCAACTGGTAGAGATCAACAGCGGCACGATGAACTTTGAGGGCGTACGGGCCGTGAGCGACGTGCTTGAGCCGAAGTTCAAGGGTCTGGGATTCACGACGAAATGGGTAACGATGGACGCCGTGAACCGTGCGGGGCACCTGATCGCGGAGCACCCCTGCGCCAAAGCGGGCGGCTGCGGCAAACGAATCCTCGTGATCGGCCATATGGACACGGTGTTCGACAAGGGCAGTCCCTTTCAGCACTGGAGCGTATCGGGAGATACAGCCACTGGGCCGGGAACGAACGATATGAAGGGCGGCCTGGTGATTCTACTGTCCTCGCTGCAGGCGATGCAGGACGCCGGAGTTCTGCAGGGCGCGGCGATTACGGTGGTTCTGGATGGAGATGAAGAAGCGCACGGGACGCCGGCGACGGTGTCTCGGCGTGACCTGGTGGAAGCAGCGAAGCGCTCGGATGTGGCGCTGGAGTTTGAGGCAACGGCGCGGCAAAAGGGGGAGTATTACGGCTCCATCAGCCGAAGAAGCTCTTCGAGCTGGAAGCTGACGACGACGGGAAACACCGGGCACTCTTCGGGCGTCTTCAGCGAAAACATGGGATACGGTGCGATCTATGAACTGACGCGGATTCTGGACGCTTTTCGCCGGGAACTGCCGGAGAAGTATCTGACCTTCAATGTGGGCACGATTGCCGGAGGATCGCGCACGGAGGCAGCCCCGGGCGGAGGGACAATCGCATTTGGAAAGAGCAATATCGTTCCGCCAGTAGCCACAGCAACCGGAGACCTGCGAACGATCTCTGATGAACAGACCGAGCGGATTCAAACGAAGATGCGAGCCATCGTGGCACAGCATCTGCCGAAGACGGGGGCTGAGATCAGCTTTGAAGAGGGCTATCCGGCGATGCCGCCGACCGAAGCCAGCCGTGCTCTGCTGCATACGCTGAATCAGGTCAATAAGACGTTGGGCGCGGCTGAGATGCCGGAGCTCGATCCGCTGCTGCGCGGGGCGGGGGACATCTCGTTTATGGCCTCGCTGCTGCCGGGGCTGGCGGGCGTAGGTGCGACAGGGGAAGGATCGCACGCTCCGGGCGAGACCGTGGACCTGCCTTCGCAGGTCCTGAATGCGAAGCGGGATGCGCTGTTGATGTACCGGCTGAGCCTGGAGAAGTAG
- a CDS encoding SGNH/GDSL hydrolase family protein, whose amino-acid sequence MRRIDFALLAATTLLPSALAGQASPAPMPASPSLKVDATLVTPVTELTTAQITAMQKKLADWPQLERYRAANAALPAPAPGEQRVVFYGDSITDAWAGPKNSATFFPGKNYIGRGISGQTTPQMLVRFQQDVVALHPAAVVVLAGTNDLAGNTGLSTQEMIEDNIRSMADIARANGIRFVLASLLPVSDYKWRPGLQPAAKVRAVNLWMKQFAAERGLVYVDYYSALANAEGGMREGTSNDGVHPTGMGYTVMMPIAQEGIDKALKGKP is encoded by the coding sequence ATGCGACGCATTGATTTTGCACTACTTGCCGCCACTACTTTGCTGCCTTCGGCACTGGCCGGGCAAGCGAGCCCAGCTCCGATGCCTGCTTCGCCTTCGTTGAAGGTGGATGCCACCTTGGTGACGCCCGTGACCGAGCTGACGACTGCGCAGATCACGGCCATGCAGAAAAAGCTGGCCGACTGGCCGCAACTCGAGCGCTATCGCGCAGCGAATGCGGCCCTGCCTGCACCTGCTCCGGGCGAACAACGCGTGGTGTTTTATGGCGATTCGATTACGGATGCCTGGGCCGGGCCGAAGAACAGTGCGACCTTCTTTCCGGGGAAAAACTACATTGGCCGGGGGATCTCCGGGCAGACCACGCCGCAGATGCTGGTGCGTTTTCAGCAGGACGTTGTGGCCCTGCACCCAGCGGCGGTGGTGGTACTGGCGGGAACGAACGACCTTGCGGGAAATACGGGACTTTCCACGCAGGAGATGATCGAGGACAATATCCGATCGATGGCGGATATCGCCAGGGCGAACGGCATACGGTTTGTGCTGGCTTCGCTGTTGCCGGTGAGCGATTACAAGTGGCGTCCGGGTCTGCAGCCAGCCGCTAAAGTGCGCGCGGTGAATCTCTGGATGAAGCAGTTTGCGGCGGAACGCGGGCTGGTTTATGTGGATTACTACTCTGCCCTGGCGAATGCCGAGGGTGGCATGCGTGAGGGGACGTCGAACGATGGCGTGCATCCGACTGGGATGGGGTACACGGTGATGATGCCGATTGCGCAGGAGGGTATTGATAAGGCTTTGAAGGGGAAGCCCTAA
- the ggt gene encoding gamma-glutamyltransferase, producing MSLFSANDTLLRSAVPRRWYASGIPCFLERPLIHLPRIAALPLALSFLHPEAQSQALPVVAPTRASHAMVVTVQHDASEAGLSILKQGGNAVDAAVAVQFALAVVYPMAGNLGGGGFMLIRPSTSGKHPHKMGDGKPHFIDYREKAPAAASADMYLDADKNIIKGMSLSGYKASGVPGTVAGMVYAESHYGRLGLKAVMAPAIRLAREGFILSEEETHFYHAHNIESFPESHRIFQRNGDFYKAGERFQQPELAVTLERIAADPTEFYKGRMAQQIADAMQKGGGLITAADMASYEAKDRTPLRGKYHGYEILTSPPPSSGGIVLIEALNILSGYKLRKIGADRSPEQIHLITEAFRRSYMDRGDYLGDPDFMHMPLAELANKKYAKAWRKSIDPVNPSPSATLVRPAGFLPEPPKIPIPPASTQTTHFSVVDDEGNAVSNTTTLNFFFGSGVTIEGLGFLMNDEMDDFASKVGVPNAFGLVQGPANAIGPNKRPLSCMSPTIVTRKSKLRLVLGSPGGSTIMTTVTNDIVSVLDNGLDVQAAADAPRFHHQYLPDVLQLEKNFPTDVANVLKARGYTIRQKTEFDEKTPGVWGDSELIAVDPKTGELLGGHDSRRGFGKAAGY from the coding sequence ATGTCGTTGTTTTCAGCTAACGATACGCTGCTTCGTTCTGCTGTACCTAGACGTTGGTATGCTTCTGGCATCCCCTGCTTTCTGGAGCGCCCTTTGATCCATCTTCCTCGCATTGCTGCGCTACCACTTGCTCTCTCGTTCCTTCATCCAGAGGCGCAATCTCAGGCACTTCCGGTCGTCGCGCCTACCCGCGCATCGCACGCCATGGTGGTCACCGTCCAGCATGACGCCAGCGAGGCAGGCCTTTCGATCCTGAAGCAGGGCGGCAACGCGGTCGACGCCGCCGTAGCCGTGCAGTTCGCGCTGGCCGTCGTTTATCCCATGGCAGGGAATCTCGGTGGAGGCGGCTTCATGCTCATCCGCCCTTCCACCTCGGGCAAGCATCCCCACAAGATGGGCGATGGCAAACCGCACTTCATCGACTACCGCGAAAAAGCGCCCGCCGCTGCCTCTGCCGACATGTATCTCGATGCGGACAAGAACATCATCAAGGGCATGAGCCTCTCCGGATACAAGGCCAGCGGCGTCCCCGGAACGGTCGCCGGTATGGTCTACGCGGAAAGCCACTACGGTCGGCTTGGGCTGAAGGCCGTGATGGCGCCCGCCATCCGCCTCGCCCGCGAGGGATTCATCCTCTCCGAAGAAGAGACGCACTTCTATCACGCCCACAACATCGAGAGCTTTCCGGAGTCGCACCGTATCTTCCAGCGCAATGGAGATTTCTATAAAGCGGGCGAGCGCTTTCAGCAGCCGGAGCTCGCCGTTACGCTCGAACGCATCGCCGCCGATCCGACAGAGTTCTACAAAGGCCGTATGGCGCAGCAGATCGCCGACGCGATGCAAAAGGGCGGCGGCCTGATCACCGCTGCGGACATGGCCTCCTACGAAGCCAAAGATCGCACACCGCTTCGTGGCAAATACCACGGCTACGAGATCCTTACTTCGCCCCCGCCCAGCTCCGGCGGCATTGTTCTGATCGAAGCCCTGAATATCCTCAGCGGCTACAAGCTCAGGAAGATCGGCGCCGACCGCTCACCGGAACAGATCCACCTGATCACGGAGGCCTTCCGCCGATCCTACATGGACCGCGGCGACTACCTCGGCGATCCCGACTTCATGCACATGCCTCTCGCCGAGCTTGCCAACAAAAAGTATGCCAAGGCGTGGCGCAAATCCATCGATCCCGTGAATCCCTCACCCTCGGCGACGCTCGTTCGCCCGGCTGGATTTCTTCCGGAACCACCCAAGATTCCCATCCCGCCGGCCTCTACGCAGACCACGCACTTCAGCGTCGTCGATGACGAGGGCAACGCTGTCTCGAACACTACCACGCTCAACTTTTTCTTTGGCTCGGGCGTCACCATCGAAGGCCTGGGCTTTCTCATGAACGACGAGATGGACGACTTCGCCAGCAAGGTCGGCGTTCCCAATGCCTTCGGCCTCGTTCAGGGACCGGCCAACGCCATCGGCCCGAACAAGCGCCCGCTTAGCTGCATGTCACCCACGATCGTCACACGCAAAAGCAAACTCCGCCTCGTGCTCGGCTCGCCCGGCGGGTCCACCATCATGACCACGGTCACCAACGATATCGTGAGCGTTCTAGACAACGGTCTGGATGTGCAGGCCGCGGCGGATGCACCACGCTTCCACCACCAGTACCTCCCCGACGTACTCCAACTGGAGAAGAACTTCCCGACGGACGTCGCCAACGTGCTCAAGGCCCGCGGCTACACCATCCGGCAGAAGACCGAATTCGACGAAAAGACACCCGGCGTCTGGGGAGACAGCGAACTGATCGCCGTCGATCCCAAAACGGGAGAACTCCTCGGCGGACACGACTCCCGGAGAGGCTTCGGCAAAGCCGCAGGTTACTAA
- a CDS encoding sugar phosphate isomerase/epimerase family protein, with protein MKQAVSSYVFLLQRLHVGHLDAMVASGAQTIEIFAARHHFDYTDRGGVKEIASWFRSNDVRATLHQPIFDANTGEWSRHHQPALNLIDVEKSRRINAMDEVKRALEAAEQIPFESIVLNLGTSNDTWSERTLDLSLTAIEHIKAFAHPLGVKTLVETSPHEVATPDHLLEILRVGHFDTVGVCLDTGHMNLPGRGGVEAAFAILGDRVKEVHLNDNHGEKDEHCWPGEGTIDWKLVTAGIAAITNPPICVLEIAYEPELTSAEVTKLATKAFETLNK; from the coding sequence ATGAAACAGGCAGTCTCGAGTTACGTGTTCCTCCTGCAGCGTCTTCACGTTGGCCACCTCGACGCTATGGTCGCAAGCGGTGCCCAGACGATTGAAATCTTTGCTGCGCGCCATCACTTCGATTACACCGACCGCGGCGGCGTCAAAGAAATCGCCAGCTGGTTCCGGTCCAACGACGTCCGCGCTACCCTCCACCAGCCCATCTTCGACGCCAATACCGGCGAGTGGAGCCGTCACCACCAGCCCGCGCTCAACTTGATCGACGTCGAAAAATCGCGCCGCATCAATGCCATGGACGAGGTCAAACGCGCACTCGAAGCCGCGGAACAGATCCCCTTCGAAAGCATCGTGCTCAACCTTGGCACGTCCAACGACACCTGGAGCGAACGCACGCTCGATCTCTCTCTGACCGCCATCGAACACATCAAGGCCTTCGCCCATCCCCTCGGCGTAAAGACCCTCGTCGAAACCTCGCCGCATGAAGTCGCCACGCCAGACCATCTGCTGGAGATCCTCCGCGTAGGCCACTTCGACACCGTGGGCGTCTGTCTCGATACGGGACACATGAACCTGCCCGGACGCGGCGGCGTGGAAGCAGCCTTCGCCATCCTCGGCGATCGCGTCAAGGAAGTTCACCTGAATGACAATCACGGTGAAAAGGACGAACATTGTTGGCCCGGCGAAGGCACCATCGACTGGAAGCTGGTCACTGCCGGCATCGCAGCGATTACAAATCCACCCATTTGCGTCCTCGAAATCGCCTATGAGCCGGAACTGACCTCGGCGGAAGTGACCAAATTGGCAACGAAGGCGTTTGAGACGCTCAACAAGTAA
- a CDS encoding N-acyl-D-amino-acid deacylase family protein has translation MTASLKYLLARVFVVSSFPLIAVAAQSQDLDVIVRGGSVLDGSGSAAVKTDVGIKGDRIVFVGPSKGHKAKRVIDATGLVVTPGFIDPHTHTAEDLSNPMYSRNDAYLMQGVTTVVTGNDGSSPTDVGATLARWKRQGIGTNAALFIGQGTVRSEVMAMSDAKPTPEQMEKMKSLVETAMSEGAIGLSTGLYYAPGSYSSTEEVIELAKIAARHGGLYDTHMRDESSYNIGLLGSVRETIRIGRETQMPVMISHIKALGADVWGQSSDVIALIDAARKDGVKVTASQYPYTASGTSVTASLVPRWAEVGGHNALLKNMTDPSVHAHLVEEMTLNLKRRGGPEALLMTSAKDKSIVGKTLETIAAERKVSPIDAAIQIVLAGGSDVASFNMKEADIEAFMRQPWVMTCSDGSEGHPRKFGTFPRKLREYVYQRHVISLEFAVRSSTSLTAETLGLKERGLLKPGYFADVLVFDPKTFNERATYQSPRVLATGVRYLTVNGVLVINNGALTTALAGRPLKH, from the coding sequence TTGACTGCATCTCTGAAATATCTTCTCGCGCGCGTTTTTGTAGTCAGCTCTTTTCCTCTGATCGCGGTTGCCGCGCAAAGTCAGGATCTGGACGTGATCGTACGCGGTGGTTCGGTGCTTGATGGATCAGGTTCCGCCGCGGTAAAGACGGACGTAGGGATCAAGGGCGACCGGATTGTTTTCGTTGGACCTTCCAAAGGCCATAAGGCAAAACGCGTGATCGATGCGACCGGTCTTGTAGTGACGCCGGGGTTTATCGATCCGCATACTCACACCGCCGAAGATCTCTCCAACCCCATGTATAGCCGCAACGATGCATACCTGATGCAGGGCGTGACCACGGTAGTCACGGGCAACGACGGCAGCAGTCCCACGGATGTTGGAGCGACCCTGGCGCGCTGGAAGAGACAAGGCATCGGCACCAACGCAGCGCTCTTCATCGGACAAGGGACGGTGCGGAGCGAGGTGATGGCGATGTCCGATGCAAAGCCGACACCGGAACAGATGGAAAAGATGAAGTCGCTGGTGGAGACAGCGATGAGCGAGGGCGCAATCGGTCTTTCTACCGGTCTTTACTACGCACCGGGCAGCTACTCCAGCACGGAAGAGGTGATCGAGCTTGCGAAAATCGCGGCAAGGCACGGCGGCCTCTACGACACGCACATGCGCGATGAAAGTTCCTACAACATTGGACTGCTCGGTTCCGTTCGCGAGACCATCCGCATCGGACGCGAGACGCAGATGCCGGTGATGATCTCGCACATCAAGGCACTGGGCGCGGATGTGTGGGGACAGAGCAGTGACGTCATTGCGTTGATCGATGCCGCGCGCAAGGACGGCGTGAAGGTCACGGCGAGCCAGTATCCGTACACGGCCTCCGGAACGAGCGTGACGGCTTCGCTGGTGCCGCGATGGGCCGAGGTAGGCGGACACAATGCTCTGCTGAAGAACATGACCGATCCCAGTGTGCATGCGCACCTCGTGGAAGAGATGACGTTGAACCTGAAGCGTCGCGGCGGGCCGGAGGCTCTGCTGATGACGTCGGCGAAGGACAAGAGCATCGTCGGCAAAACTCTGGAGACGATTGCCGCCGAGCGCAAAGTCAGTCCAATCGATGCGGCAATTCAGATTGTGCTGGCGGGCGGATCGGATGTGGCCTCGTTCAACATGAAGGAGGCGGACATCGAGGCGTTCATGCGGCAGCCGTGGGTGATGACCTGCTCCGACGGCTCCGAGGGGCATCCACGTAAGTTCGGAACATTTCCGCGCAAGCTGCGCGAGTACGTCTACCAGCGGCACGTGATCTCTCTGGAGTTCGCCGTGCGTTCGAGCACGTCGCTCACGGCGGAGACGCTGGGACTGAAAGAACGAGGCCTGCTGAAACCGGGCTACTTTGCCGATGTGCTGGTCTTCGATCCGAAGACCTTCAACGAACGA